The Bacillota bacterium nucleotide sequence AAGTCCCGGCCTGATACACCTTGCCCAGCGGCGCCACCTCTGACATCACTTCCCGACGCCCGCCAAAAGCCCCCACCGGCAATCCACCGCCGATGATTTTGCCAAAGGTAGACAGATCGGGTTGTACACCAAAATACCCCTGGGCCCCATCTAATCCTAGCCGAAAACCGGTAATAACCTCATCCAAAATAAGGAGCGCACCGTACTCAGTGGTAATTTCTCTTAAACCGTGCAAGAACCCTGCTTGCGGCAATACTACACCCATATTGGCCGCCACCGGCTCCACAATAACGGCGGCAATCTCTTGCCCCCGTTTTACAAACAATTCTTGTACGGCTTTAAGATCATTGTATGGCACCGTGAGCGTCCGTTGGGCAATAGCCGCCGGTACACCGGCGCTGTCCGGTACGCCAAAGGTGGCCGCTCCTGATCCGGCCTGTACCAACATACCGTCGGCATGGCCGTGGTAGCAACCTTGGAATTTCACAATCAGCTCCCGCCCGGTATAACCCCGGGCTACACGCAAGGCGCTCATAACTGCTTCCGTGCCCGAGGATACCATGCGTACCATCTCCAGTGACGGCACCAAGTTGCACATAAGCTCCGCCATCTCCACTTCGGCTGCAGTGGGAGCCCCATAGCTCAGCCCCTTTTTCGCCGCTTCCCCCACCGCTGCCAGCACCGGTTCATAAACGTGGCCGAAAATCATCGGTCCCCACGACCCGACAAAATCCAAATAACGATTCCCCTCCACATCCCATAGCCAAGGCCCCTCTGCCTTGTCGATAAACAGCGGCTCCCGCCCTACCGAGCCAAAAGCCCGCACCGGGCTGTTAACACCGCCGGGGAGCACCTTCTTAGCGCGCTGAAACC carries:
- the hemL gene encoding glutamate-1-semialdehyde 2,1-aminomutase; this translates as MTTSHQWFQRAKKVLPGGVNSPVRAFGSVGREPLFIDKAEGPWLWDVEGNRYLDFVGSWGPMIFGHVYEPVLAAVGEAAKKGLSYGAPTAAEVEMAELMCNLVPSLEMVRMVSSGTEAVMSALRVARGYTGRELIVKFQGCYHGHADGMLVQAGSGAATFGVPDSAGVPAAIAQRTLTVPYNDLKAVQELFVKRGQEIAAVIVEPVAANMGVVLPQAGFLHGLREITTEYGALLILDEVITGFRLGLDGAQGYFGVQPDLSTFGKIIGGGLPVGAFGGRREVMSEVAPLGKVYQAGTLSGNPVAMAAGLCSLRSLQEQPSIYQQLESRGKRLAQGLRTIFKEAEIPVTVNQVGSLCCLYFAAGPVNNYADAKRSDTERYKRYFNAMLERGVYLSPSQFEALFLSAAHTADQIEWMLEAVQEIVEGGLLA